From the Osmerus eperlanus chromosome 19, fOsmEpe2.1, whole genome shotgun sequence genome, one window contains:
- the pcp4a gene encoding calmodulin regulator protein PCP4a isoform X1: MSERQGSGAMTGNSKASAGQGRQGRQETPSKHEKKEVPAEDFDIDMKAPETEKAAVAIQSQFRKFQKKKQDVKS, encoded by the exons ATGAGTGAG agaCAAGGATCCGGAGCCATGACTGGCAACAGCAAAGCTTCTGCTGGACAGG GGCGCCAAGGTCGCCAAGAAACCCCATCAAAAC ACGAGAAGAAGGAAGTCCCAGCCGAGGACTTTGACATCGACATGAAGGCCCCGGAGACGGAGAAGGCTGCCGTTGCCATCCAATCACAATTCAGGAAGTTCCAGAAGAAGAAGCAGGATGTGAAGTCCTAG
- the pcp4a gene encoding calmodulin regulator protein PCP4a isoform X2 — translation MSERQGSGAMTGNSKASAGQDEKKEVPAEDFDIDMKAPETEKAAVAIQSQFRKFQKKKQDVKS, via the exons ATGAGTGAG agaCAAGGATCCGGAGCCATGACTGGCAACAGCAAAGCTTCTGCTGGACAGG ACGAGAAGAAGGAAGTCCCAGCCGAGGACTTTGACATCGACATGAAGGCCCCGGAGACGGAGAAGGCTGCCGTTGCCATCCAATCACAATTCAGGAAGTTCCAGAAGAAGAAGCAGGATGTGAAGTCCTAG